From Chryseobacterium gallinarum, one genomic window encodes:
- a CDS encoding ABC transporter permease subunit, protein MIAILKKELWSYFGNWSAWIIIAAFSLIATLFLFFFDNDSNIFEIGQASLQSYFVLVPWLLMFIIPALSMKTFAEEQQTGTLNWLFSQPLKISELVTGKFLSVWIVGILCLIPSLIYLYTVYVLGVPEGNIDLGMTFGSYIGLVILIAAFSGVGILASSLSQNQIMAYLLGVFMCFIMYFGIEQLASYKLLGGADFILQNIGFYQHFLGFTRGLIDLKDVAYFILVIGASLVLSNHFINKKK, encoded by the coding sequence ATGATTGCAATTTTAAAGAAGGAACTTTGGAGTTACTTTGGGAACTGGAGTGCATGGATTATTATTGCTGCTTTCAGTCTTATCGCAACACTATTTTTGTTCTTTTTCGACAATGATTCCAATATTTTTGAAATCGGGCAGGCATCGCTGCAAAGCTATTTTGTCTTAGTTCCATGGCTGTTGATGTTTATTATTCCGGCACTTTCCATGAAAACTTTTGCTGAAGAACAGCAGACAGGAACTTTAAACTGGCTTTTTTCGCAGCCATTGAAGATTTCAGAGCTGGTAACCGGTAAATTCCTTTCGGTATGGATTGTCGGGATTTTATGCCTTATTCCTTCTCTGATTTATCTTTATACAGTATACGTTCTGGGAGTTCCGGAAGGAAATATTGACCTGGGGATGACATTCGGAAGTTATATCGGGCTGGTTATCTTAATTGCAGCCTTTTCCGGAGTGGGAATCCTGGCTTCTTCATTGTCACAAAACCAGATTATGGCTTATTTGCTGGGTGTTTTCATGTGCTTTATCATGTATTTTGGTATTGAGCAACTGGCTAGTTATAAATTGTTGGGGGGAGCAGATTTTATCCTTCAGAATATAGGTTTCTACCAGCATTTTTTAGGCTTTACAAGAGGACTTATTGATTTGAAAGATGTAGCCTATTTTATTCTGGTTATCGGAGCTTCATTAGTATTGTCCAATCATTTTATTAACAAAAAGAAGTAG
- the gldG gene encoding gliding motility-associated ABC transporter substrate-binding protein GldG: protein MKKINVKSPLGIFLFVIVPLVIILAYSGGRLDLTKEKRYTLSDNTIKVLESVKKPLTVEVYLEGDFPASFKQLQGETKFMLEEFRKINPKIDFKFIDPIKTKMSQDTLMAMGMQPSILPDIKDGKISQITLFPYAVIKYEADGVSIPLVVQQAGIDADQQLTRSIEGLEYSLVSNIKNIAADKRKKIGILVNHDELNPDEFQGFVQLAMENYDAGPIIPKNQTELSLEDVPLLKQMSALVIAKPRKAFTDNEKVILDQYIMNGGKTLWMIDAVNAEMDTLTRAKKVMPFPVDINMTDFFFNYGIRINPALVKDVKKFALLRLVTGEVSGNPQYTSLPWPYYPLGIAENNNPITKNINPVKFEFPTSIDTLGGRKNIKTKVLFESSERTLLKQVPNYVDLKEIASVDSLGQMEKASTPKIFAVALEGKFNSAYASRIERKSYPGFRAASPENKMIVIADGDVGRNKVIKGKPLPLGVDLLTNEQFGNEQFLRNALDYLLDDSNLMELRNRNIEERLLDRHRITEEKTNWQWLNLLLPLAIIGLMGGLFFWLRKKKFR, encoded by the coding sequence ATGAAGAAGATTAATGTTAAATCTCCATTAGGAATTTTTTTATTTGTTATCGTTCCCCTGGTTATTATCCTGGCTTATTCGGGAGGCAGACTCGATTTAACCAAAGAAAAGAGATATACGCTTTCTGATAATACCATCAAAGTATTGGAGTCTGTTAAAAAACCTTTGACTGTTGAGGTCTATCTTGAAGGGGATTTCCCGGCAAGCTTTAAGCAGCTTCAGGGCGAAACAAAATTTATGCTGGAAGAGTTCAGAAAAATTAATCCAAAAATCGATTTTAAATTCATCGATCCTATCAAAACAAAAATGTCCCAGGATACCTTGATGGCCATGGGAATGCAGCCGTCTATTCTTCCTGATATTAAAGATGGTAAAATTTCCCAGATTACCCTTTTCCCCTATGCTGTAATCAAATACGAGGCTGATGGGGTTTCTATTCCGCTGGTGGTACAACAGGCCGGTATTGATGCTGATCAGCAGCTGACAAGGTCCATTGAAGGATTGGAATACAGCCTGGTTTCAAACATTAAGAATATCGCAGCTGATAAAAGAAAGAAAATAGGAATTTTAGTCAATCATGATGAATTGAATCCGGATGAGTTTCAGGGATTTGTACAATTGGCCATGGAGAATTATGATGCGGGACCTATTATTCCTAAGAACCAGACCGAACTTTCACTGGAAGATGTTCCTTTACTGAAACAAATGAGTGCCCTGGTGATTGCAAAACCCAGAAAAGCATTTACCGATAATGAAAAGGTAATCCTTGACCAGTATATTATGAATGGAGGGAAGACACTTTGGATGATTGATGCTGTAAATGCTGAAATGGATACATTGACAAGAGCTAAAAAAGTAATGCCTTTCCCTGTTGACATCAATATGACCGATTTCTTTTTCAATTATGGAATCAGAATCAACCCCGCGCTGGTAAAAGATGTTAAGAAGTTTGCCTTATTAAGGTTAGTAACCGGGGAGGTGAGTGGTAATCCACAATACACGAGTTTACCCTGGCCTTATTACCCGCTCGGGATCGCAGAGAATAATAATCCGATTACGAAAAATATTAATCCTGTAAAATTTGAATTTCCTACTTCTATTGATACATTGGGCGGCAGAAAGAATATCAAAACAAAAGTACTTTTTGAATCCAGTGAAAGAACTTTATTGAAACAGGTTCCTAACTATGTTGATTTAAAAGAAATCGCCAGTGTAGACAGCCTTGGGCAGATGGAAAAAGCAAGTACACCGAAAATTTTCGCGGTAGCATTGGAAGGAAAGTTTAATTCTGCCTATGCTTCCAGGATTGAAAGAAAGTCTTATCCGGGTTTCAGGGCAGCAAGTCCTGAGAATAAAATGATCGTTATTGCTGACGGAGATGTTGGAAGAAATAAAGTAATCAAAGGGAAACCACTTCCTTTAGGAGTAGATTTGTTGACCAACGAACAATTTGGAAACGAACAGTTTCTGAGGAACGCATTAGATTACCTGCTGGACGACAGCAACCTCATGGAATTGAGAAACAGGAATATTGAAGAGAGACTTCTGGACCGCCATAGAATTACCGAAGAAAAAACAAACTGGCAATGGCTGAATTTATTGCTTCCGCTGGCAATTATTGGGTTAATGGGAGGATTGTTCTTCTGGCTGAGGAAAAAGAAATTTAGATAA
- a CDS encoding T9SS type A sorting domain-containing protein: protein MKKLYMSTLTLCIVLGLPAQEVVWQKDIKSSTQDFLSQVTTTIDQQYLITGSSIQAGSTKQGAGNAASQNNGYDFHLVKLNQQGEQAWEKYFSGQNHDYLSATVTTQDGGFLLAGTSYSGKGLDKKDDSKGGSDIWLIRINEFGDELWQKTLGSSSDEEARAVIQTTDSGFFVAGNVQSSSKGYGSKDVWIVRLDKEGKELSQLVLGGKGLDEVEKMIPTKDGGALLGIYSRSGVVNMGNSQSTTNTPDLPSKTAGSVARSQMPKTSSNYGEGDYWIIKLDKTGKVEWEKNYGGKGDDHLRTLALTSSGYIIGGESRSERSGNKTVGIDEGTDLWLIALNERGEEEWQKAYNFKNRDILMGMSVIGGELEAGSGKSTKGILLGGYTQAEGRIEKDDETFWMLYLDGNGNEQWRKHVGGESRQREERLSDLKLNRDGSIILAGTSAEELGKENWKIVKLGDKQVDQLIEKYDIKIYPNPVSDYAYVEIGSQFKEAEILLYDMSGRQLQTMKTKNKVTKINTQALIQGAYLVTIKTDTNKTANAKLIKK from the coding sequence ATGAAAAAGCTCTACATGAGTACCCTCACCCTGTGTATAGTCTTAGGTTTACCGGCCCAGGAAGTGGTTTGGCAGAAAGACATCAAATCCTCAACTCAGGATTTCTTAAGCCAGGTGACCACTACAATAGACCAGCAGTACCTTATCACAGGCAGCAGTATTCAGGCGGGAAGCACGAAGCAGGGAGCAGGAAATGCTGCCAGCCAGAACAACGGCTATGATTTTCATCTGGTAAAATTAAACCAGCAGGGAGAACAGGCCTGGGAGAAGTATTTCTCAGGGCAAAACCATGATTATTTGTCAGCCACTGTAACCACGCAGGATGGGGGCTTCCTTTTAGCCGGGACCTCCTATTCCGGAAAAGGGCTGGATAAAAAGGACGATTCCAAAGGAGGCTCTGATATCTGGCTGATCAGGATTAATGAATTCGGGGATGAGCTATGGCAGAAAACTTTGGGAAGTTCTTCCGATGAAGAAGCCAGGGCAGTCATTCAAACCACCGATTCAGGTTTTTTTGTAGCGGGAAATGTGCAAAGCTCTTCTAAGGGTTACGGTTCCAAAGATGTATGGATAGTAAGACTTGATAAAGAGGGGAAAGAACTCTCGCAACTTGTTCTAGGAGGAAAAGGTTTAGACGAAGTTGAAAAAATGATTCCCACGAAAGACGGTGGCGCTTTGTTAGGCATCTATTCCAGAAGTGGAGTTGTTAATATGGGCAACAGTCAATCAACAACCAATACTCCGGATTTACCTTCCAAAACTGCGGGCTCTGTAGCCAGAAGCCAAATGCCAAAAACCAGCAGCAACTATGGTGAAGGCGATTACTGGATTATAAAACTGGATAAAACCGGAAAGGTAGAATGGGAAAAGAACTATGGAGGGAAAGGAGATGATCATTTGAGGACCCTGGCATTGACCTCCAGCGGCTATATCATCGGAGGAGAATCCAGATCGGAAAGATCAGGAAATAAAACAGTAGGAATAGATGAAGGAACAGACCTTTGGCTAATTGCCCTTAATGAGAGAGGAGAAGAAGAGTGGCAAAAAGCCTACAACTTTAAAAACCGGGATATTCTGATGGGGATGAGTGTGATAGGTGGGGAGTTGGAAGCAGGAAGCGGGAAATCTACCAAAGGAATTTTATTGGGCGGCTATACCCAGGCAGAAGGAAGGATTGAAAAGGATGATGAAACTTTCTGGATGCTGTACCTGGATGGCAATGGTAATGAGCAGTGGCGGAAACATGTGGGAGGAGAATCGAGGCAAAGAGAGGAAAGGCTCTCGGATTTAAAGCTCAACAGGGATGGATCTATTATCCTTGCAGGAACCAGCGCAGAAGAGCTGGGAAAAGAAAACTGGAAGATTGTCAAATTGGGAGACAAGCAGGTTGATCAGTTAATTGAAAAATATGACATTAAGATTTATCCTAACCCGGTATCAGACTATGCATATGTAGAAATTGGCTCCCAATTTAAAGAAGCTGAGATTTTGTTGTATGATATGAGCGGGAGACAGCTTCAAACTATGAAGACCAAAAACAAAGTAACCAAGATCAATACCCAGGCTTTGATCCAGGGAGCTTATCTGGTGACCATAAAGACTGATACTAACAAAACGGCCAATGCTAAACTGATTAAAAAATAA
- a CDS encoding CopD family protein, with protein MLYTIIKALHIIFMVSYFAGIFYLVRIFVYYKDTDEFPEEKKKILREQYAFMARRLWNIITVPAGVIMAVCGLVMILLNPGLMKMGWFHLKLTFLIGLAAYHYWCWKKVLQLKILHGNTLPIANIKLRQANEIATFILFLVVFTVILKSMVIEYWWQLITGFFVLVFLIMMTVKLVNKNKKNK; from the coding sequence ATGCTTTATACAATAATCAAAGCGCTGCATATTATTTTTATGGTAAGCTATTTTGCGGGAATTTTTTATCTCGTAAGAATTTTTGTTTACTATAAGGATACTGATGAATTCCCGGAAGAGAAAAAGAAAATTCTGAGGGAGCAGTACGCCTTTATGGCCAGGAGGCTGTGGAACATTATCACTGTACCTGCCGGAGTGATTATGGCAGTATGCGGACTGGTAATGATCCTGTTAAATCCTGGACTGATGAAAATGGGCTGGTTCCATCTGAAACTGACTTTCCTGATCGGGTTGGCTGCTTATCATTACTGGTGCTGGAAAAAAGTGCTTCAACTGAAGATATTGCATGGAAATACATTACCGATTGCCAATATCAAATTGAGACAGGCAAATGAAATTGCTACATTTATTTTATTCCTCGTGGTCTTTACCGTTATTCTGAAATCCATGGTAATTGAGTATTGGTGGCAATTAATTACAGGATTTTTCGTTCTTGTATTTCTGATCATGATGACAGTGAAACTCGTTAATAAAAATAAAAAAAACAAATAA
- a CDS encoding RHS repeat domain-containing protein, protein MRKYLIFLLLTLYTCLKAQNNPTEFSKPIPTLSYLSTYVDTPVDLSTGIPKIDLPVFDLPTRNKNVSINLGMSYHVRNAARFQKSSDVGLGWSLMNINNAISKVTIGAMDEKAANNPQTNMDLFQFDDVFFFNAFGMSGKFVFRKSGNIINVQNLGTSKEKIEFTNSPNKFYDILDFKITDEYGNQYFFNKSVKVLDNYYNETYTGAYYLTKVLDVDNQEIVKIEYAEYPYSEYQLSMVDYKPKKIISKDYGVINLEYDYFPENRYKSNTTNMSDCYRVKKVELKDTENKLIQEVNLEYGGFFYYKYEYGNTVTYTTTTLDKIIKRNSQGNEIETRSFVYNTTGTDRYYGPSPNFGFDVCPTDPEPIREWIDNPKYSVIGTLSKMILPTKGYVKFNFESNQFDPPAWMAGMGYISGKETYYFKPITSFDFDTKINSTFTFNVTSTGKPQDDFRELVFCFQVIGYDPNPLLDPEAIPNITFFVDGQPLIQTADGYGRIYMPVCWAGPHTITIGGNTTGVGYLSVSERTEAEHPQSYVSKYGVRIRSIETFNSESSVKASNSKTYYYEKFMDPNGSSGVPSLFTGFKKSSDFITMYGGYELNRNIIYKNVKEVDRDGGYTKYTFIGMDDINPAITSTELDYLEDLNNRGLLKKKEMFDSANQMIASESHEYTTQTLSATPIMVEQPSGYLKLNPIYIKKHNITNTFYYPQNRFITSSKETQVNKFDFNVDYTKETTEKGVYETYYFYPQAKLLNKLLDKNIYKYLLEKKEIFNGKTIFHIETKYDDPSNLFPSSGLSYDLQNNPSTDITYNQYDSKGNLLQYTTKDGISTVIIWGYNQTQPIAKIEGAKLSDIQQSLIDSIVNASNTDAAAGANNDEVNVLDAFNTFRNSLLGYQVTTYTYDPLVGVRSITPPSGIRESYMYDAAGRLEKVVDANGKVLKEMKYNYKN, encoded by the coding sequence ATGAGAAAATACCTTATTTTTCTTTTATTGACACTTTATACATGCCTGAAAGCACAAAATAATCCTACGGAATTCAGCAAACCAATACCTACTCTTTCTTATTTATCTACTTATGTGGATACACCTGTTGATCTTTCAACAGGTATTCCAAAAATAGATTTACCTGTTTTTGATCTTCCTACAAGAAATAAGAATGTAAGTATTAATCTGGGAATGTCTTATCATGTCAGAAATGCGGCACGATTTCAAAAATCTTCAGATGTTGGTTTAGGATGGAGCCTGATGAATATAAATAATGCCATTTCCAAAGTTACCATTGGAGCTATGGATGAAAAAGCTGCTAACAATCCCCAAACGAATATGGATCTATTTCAGTTTGATGATGTATTCTTTTTTAATGCATTTGGAATGTCCGGGAAATTTGTTTTCAGAAAATCTGGTAATATTATTAATGTTCAGAATTTAGGAACCTCAAAAGAAAAAATAGAATTTACGAATTCGCCAAACAAATTCTATGATATTTTAGATTTTAAGATCACTGATGAATATGGTAATCAATATTTTTTTAACAAATCGGTTAAGGTACTAGATAATTATTATAATGAGACTTATACAGGAGCATATTATTTAACAAAAGTACTGGATGTTGATAATCAGGAAATTGTTAAGATTGAGTATGCAGAATATCCTTATTCGGAATATCAACTTTCTATGGTTGATTATAAGCCTAAGAAAATTATTTCTAAAGATTATGGAGTTATCAATCTTGAATATGATTATTTTCCTGAGAATAGATACAAATCCAATACTACTAATATGTCTGATTGCTATCGTGTAAAAAAAGTAGAATTAAAAGACACAGAGAATAAACTTATACAGGAGGTGAATTTAGAATATGGAGGCTTTTTCTATTATAAGTATGAATACGGTAATACAGTAACTTATACTACGACAACACTTGATAAGATCATTAAAAGAAATAGTCAGGGAAATGAAATAGAAACTCGTTCATTTGTTTATAATACAACAGGAACAGATAGGTATTATGGCCCATCCCCTAATTTTGGTTTTGATGTATGTCCTACTGACCCTGAGCCAATAAGAGAATGGATAGATAACCCCAAATATTCAGTAATCGGAACCTTATCAAAAATGATTTTGCCTACTAAAGGTTACGTTAAATTTAACTTTGAGTCCAATCAATTTGATCCGCCAGCTTGGATGGCGGGAATGGGATATATAAGCGGAAAAGAAACGTATTACTTTAAGCCTATTACCTCTTTCGATTTTGATACAAAAATAAATAGCACTTTCACTTTTAATGTAACATCTACCGGAAAACCGCAGGATGACTTTAGAGAACTTGTTTTTTGTTTCCAGGTTATTGGTTATGATCCCAACCCTCTACTTGATCCGGAGGCCATTCCCAATATCACTTTTTTTGTAGATGGTCAACCATTAATACAGACAGCAGATGGCTATGGGAGAATATATATGCCTGTATGTTGGGCAGGACCTCATACTATTACTATTGGAGGAAATACTACCGGGGTTGGTTATTTATCCGTTTCAGAAAGAACAGAAGCTGAACATCCTCAGAGCTATGTGAGTAAATATGGAGTAAGAATCAGAAGTATAGAAACCTTTAATTCAGAGTCTTCAGTGAAAGCTTCTAATTCTAAAACTTATTATTATGAGAAGTTTATGGATCCCAATGGCTCCAGTGGTGTACCTTCTCTATTTACCGGCTTTAAGAAAAGTTCTGATTTTATAACGATGTATGGAGGATATGAGCTAAACAGAAATATAATCTATAAAAATGTAAAAGAAGTTGACCGAGATGGAGGATACACTAAATATACCTTTATCGGAATGGATGATATAAATCCTGCCATAACTTCTACTGAACTGGATTATCTGGAAGACCTTAACAATAGAGGACTATTAAAAAAGAAAGAAATGTTTGATTCAGCTAACCAAATGATTGCTTCAGAGAGTCATGAATACACTACTCAGACTTTATCTGCTACCCCAATTATGGTAGAGCAACCTTCGGGGTATTTAAAGCTCAATCCTATATATATCAAAAAACACAACATCACAAATACTTTTTATTATCCTCAAAACAGATTTATAACTTCGTCAAAAGAAACACAAGTGAATAAGTTTGATTTCAATGTAGATTATACTAAAGAAACTACTGAAAAAGGAGTCTATGAAACCTATTATTTCTATCCACAAGCTAAACTATTAAACAAGCTACTCGATAAAAATATTTATAAATACCTTTTAGAAAAAAAAGAAATTTTCAATGGTAAAACAATATTTCATATAGAAACCAAATATGATGATCCTTCTAATTTATTTCCAAGTTCAGGATTGTCCTATGATCTTCAGAATAATCCATCAACCGATATTACTTATAATCAATATGACTCTAAAGGAAATTTACTCCAGTACACGACAAAAGATGGAATCTCTACAGTAATCATCTGGGGCTATAACCAGACTCAGCCTATTGCCAAAATAGAAGGGGCTAAACTGTCAGATATCCAGCAGTCATTAATTGATTCTATTGTTAATGCTTCTAATACAGATGCAGCAGCAGGAGCAAATAATGATGAAGTCAATGTGTTGGATGCTTTCAATACATTTAGAAACAGCCTGTTGGGTTACCAGGTTACCACTTACACTTATGATCCTTTAGTAGGAGTTCGAAGCATCACCCCGCCATCCGGAATCAGAGAGAGCTATATGTATGATGCAGCAGGCCGATTGGAAAAAGTGGTTGATGCCAATGGAAAAGTGTTAAAGGAGATGAAATACAACTATAAAAACTAA